Sequence from the Pyrobaculum neutrophilum V24Sta genome:
TGCCTCAGGCGGCGCCAGTGTGAGCCGACCCAGTAGTAGCGGCCACACGACGTACACCTCCAACACGCCGCGCTCGCTATTGGATGCCCCACGGCTTTCTCCGCCTCCGTGCAGTCTACCTCCACCAGCTCGCCGCCGCAGTGGGGGCAGACGGATTTCTCCAGAGGCCTCAAGCCGAGCTTCAGGAATATGGACACCCATTTGACGTGGTCGTCGGTCTTTATGAGGAGGGTGGGGCCCCTCCTCGTCTTGAAGAGCTCCTCGTCTCTTGTCACCACCAGGCAATCGGCCTCCGCCAGCTCAGAGTCGTCAAGGTCGGGGCTGTATATTGCCCTGGCGCCGAACAATATCCTCAACATCCGGGCAAGCCACCCCAACATGGAATCCACGTATATACACCCGACGTCTGGCCTGCCCTTTATTACGCAGTCTACCACGTTGAAAAAATCTGCTCCACCTCCTCCCAGGGGATGGGCGATCCGCGGCCCTCCTCCGACACCCTGGAGGCGCCGGGGAGAGCCGCCGCCAGCTCCTCCGGGTGGCAACCGCCCCACCTCCCCGCGAGCTCTCTAGCCAGCTTCCCCCGTTCCACGTTCCCCGGGGTCACCACGACGTATCTCTCGGCCAACAGGTGGATCGACCTAGGGGGGCCCGCCACCGCCCTGTAGCCGTCGTGGTCTTTTCTACAGCCGACCGCCAGCTCCAGTCTGACGTTTCTCACGTACTCCCTCTTGCCATATATCATGAAGGAGCCGCGGGCTAGGTACTGGCCCGCCGGCGCTTGCTTTGTGACCTGCTCGCCGCGGACGTAGTAGACGTCCACCGCGTGTATGCCTATCTTCCACGCCTTGCTGTACGCCGCGGCGAACTGCGCCGCTTGAAGTAGCTCTAGGGGATCCTCCGCCGGCGGCATCGCCACAGCCGAGGCTCCAGGGATATCGGCGTGGAAAAAGAGGTAGCTGTCCTTCAGGTACTTTCTAACCACCGTCTCGTTCTGCGAGGCGTCTCTACCGCCTATCACGGGCCTCCTCCCCGTCGTGATCGTCCAGTGGAATTTCTCAAACCAGCTCCTCCTGGCTACAGGTCTCACCGACGTCTTCACCCTCTCCTCCGCACGCCGCCTCTCTTCCTCCAATTTGGCAAGCTCCCCCCTAAGCTTCTCCAACACCCGTTGCGCCTTTGACGCCTTCTCCTCCAGCTCCTTCGCCTTGTCGAAGAGCTTGGTGATCTGCCGGCCCACAGGGACGCCGGTCTCTATATCGAAAGCCGTTCCATCTGGGAGCTCAACTCTAGCTCTGCTGTTTACGTATACTATACGTATACTTGTTTCGCTACCCCTCAACGCCTCCTCTATCTCGTGTTTATACATGAGAAGTTTGTGGGCTAGAGTCTTCAGAGCGGAGGCCTCGCTCTTGTACTCAGGTATCTTCTTTTCCAACTCGGAGATCGTCGCCTCAAGCCTCTTCCGCCTTTGGGCAAGCTCCTGAGTCTCCTGCGCCGCGGTTGTCTCCAGCTCCAGCGGGGAGAAGTAGTAGTCTAGAGCTTCCCAGAAGTGTGGGAAGTTTTTAACTTCGTCGCATTGGATAGAGACAGGCCTTATGGGTAAGACGGTCACCGGCGCGCCGCCTCTAAGACATACGGAGGGCTCGGCGCCTCCCGCCTGTATCTTCTCCACAAGTCTCTTGAACTCCTCGGCTAGGGCCCTCGGCGAGGGGCCCGCCCTGGCTAACAGCTCCTCGGCCAGCTCCGGGCCTGTCCCCAACCGTTTGATCAAGCTCCTTTTGACGTCGTTTGGGTCTATCGCCTTTTCTACGGCGTCTACGTCGGAGGTTAACACGTCCACAAAGGCGGCTGGGGGGTAGACATATGGCAGACCTGGCCTCAGCTCGCGGTCTTTACCTCTATAGCCGTGTAGCAACCAGACGACCTTCCCCCCTCTAACGGCTACGACGTTGAAGGGCTCGAGGAGCTCCACGACCAGCTTGCCGGACGTGAACTCGAACTCCACTATTCTGTCAAAGCGGGGCATGGCGACGGCCTTTAGCCTGTCGTCCCGGAAAAGCCCCCTGAGCGTTTCAGCTCCTTCGTGGGTCTTCTCGGGCACCACCCCCGTGAGCGAGGCTCTGAACTTGGTAACTGCGACGAAGCCCTGTGGAAACTTGAGGAGGTAGCCTGCCCCGGTCTTGTATATGTTCTCCACCTTCGACCCGGCCAACTTGGCCATTTCGACGGTGGAGGCCAAGAGGTCAATCGCCGTGATTACCCTCTTCACGGGCTTCTGTGTCCAGAGAGTTATATGTATTAGCGTTATGTGGCAAGGCTAACGCCGTGTTTTTCGAGGATCTCCTTCATCAGGAGCGCATCTTTTTCCAAAAGCGGCGATTCGCAGATTAGGGTTATCGCGAGATCCCTCCTCTTGAGCTCCTCAGCCAGCGGCTCAAACGGCGGCATGTTTCGC
This genomic interval carries:
- a CDS encoding Mut7-C RNAse domain-containing protein, which encodes MVDCVIKGRPDVGCIYVDSMLGWLARMLRILFGARAIYSPDLDDSELAEADCLVVTRDEELFKTRRGPTLLIKTDDHVKWVSIFLKLGLRPLEKSVCPHCGGELVEVDCTEAEKAVGHPIASAACWRCTSCGRYYWVGSHWRRLRQLLDEAAEAQVTCLHTG
- the rqcH gene encoding ribosome rescue protein RqcH, yielding MKRVITAIDLLASTVEMAKLAGSKVENIYKTGAGYLLKFPQGFVAVTKFRASLTGVVPEKTHEGAETLRGLFRDDRLKAVAMPRFDRIVEFEFTSGKLVVELLEPFNVVAVRGGKVVWLLHGYRGKDRELRPGLPYVYPPAAFVDVLTSDVDAVEKAIDPNDVKRSLIKRLGTGPELAEELLARAGPSPRALAEEFKRLVEKIQAGGAEPSVCLRGGAPVTVLPIRPVSIQCDEVKNFPHFWEALDYYFSPLELETTAAQETQELAQRRKRLEATISELEKKIPEYKSEASALKTLAHKLLMYKHEIEEALRGSETSIRIVYVNSRARVELPDGTAFDIETGVPVGRQITKLFDKAKELEEKASKAQRVLEKLRGELAKLEEERRRAEERVKTSVRPVARRSWFEKFHWTITTGRRPVIGGRDASQNETVVRKYLKDSYLFFHADIPGASAVAMPPAEDPLELLQAAQFAAAYSKAWKIGIHAVDVYYVRGEQVTKQAPAGQYLARGSFMIYGKREYVRNVRLELAVGCRKDHDGYRAVAGPPRSIHLLAERYVVVTPGNVERGKLARELAGRWGGCHPEELAAALPGASRVSEEGRGSPIPWEEVEQIFSTW